The Eubacterium sp. 1001713B170207_170306_E7 DNA segment TATAAAAATGAAAAATCAACAAAGATATTTAAAGGTAATGAGCCATATTAAAGAAAAATATCCCCAAATAAAAACCATTGAACTGGATAAAACCGATTTTATTTTTGAAAATCGCATCAAGCTTAAATGTTTTCACTGCGCAAAATACAAAACATCCTGGACCTGTCCGCCGAATATTCCAGATATTGACTACAGAGAACTCATCAATGAATATGAACACCTGGTCGTACTCTACCTTGAAATGCCTTTTCAAAATGAGGAGGATTTTCAGGAAGTACGT contains these protein-coding regions:
- a CDS encoding DUF2284 domain-containing protein, producing the protein IKMKNQQRYLKVMSHIKEKYPQIKTIELDKTDFIFENRIKLKCFHCAKYKTSWTCPPNIPDIDYRELINEYEHLVVLYLEMPFQNEEDFQEVRKQTSVSLHKTILEIEKILYESDFTLYNSFIGGSCKLCKNGCAPDKCRNPYLSRIPMEATGINVVETLKRKGIEIHFPPKEKLYRFGLIMF